In Drosophila busckii strain San Diego stock center, stock number 13000-0081.31 chromosome 4, ASM1175060v1, whole genome shotgun sequence, the following proteins share a genomic window:
- the LOC108607377 gene encoding plasma membrane calcium-transporting ATPase 2 isoform X6: MATIDGRPAQYGISLKQLRELMEHRGREGVTKITEAGGIHELCKKLYTSPNEGLSGSKADEEHRRETFGSNVIPPKPPKTFLTLVWEALQDVTLIILEVAALVSLGLSFYKPADEDAPVLQDEEEHHGWIEGLAILISVIVVVIVTAFNDYSKERQFRGLQSRIEGEHKFSVIRNGNVCQISVGDILVGDIAQVKYGDLLPADGCLIQSNDLKVDESSLTGESDHVKKGTDCDPMVLSGTHIMEGSGKMVVTAVGVNSQAGIIFTLLGAAVDEQEAEIKKMKKEAKKASKQKSKSLTGENDGRTPMKAPAQAQQRGDGGENIKSESDGNHVQQSSTSAAETSHKKEKSVLQAKLTKLAIQIGYAGSTIAVLTVIILIIQFCIKTFVIDAKPWKNTYANNLVKHLIIGVTVLVVAVPEGLPLAVTLSLAYSVKKMMKDNNLVRHLDACETMGNATAICSDKTGTLTTNRMTVVQSYICEKLCKVLPTLNDIPQQVGNLITMGISVNSAYTSNIMPGQNPGDLPIQVGNKTECSLLGFVQGLGVKYQSIRDEIPEDKFTRVYTFNSVRKSMGTVIPRPNGGYRLYTKGASEIIMKKCAFIYGHEGTLEKFTRDMQERLIREVIEPMACDGLRTISVAYRDFVPGKAAINEVHIDGEPNWDDEENIMTNLTCLCVVGIEDPVRPEVPDAIRKCQRAGITVRMVTGDNINTARSIASKCGILRPNDDFLILEGKEFNRRIRDSNGDIQQHLLDKVWPKLRVLARSSPTDKYTLVKGMIDSTVTDNREVVAVTGDGTNDGPALKKADVGFAMGIAGTDVAKEASDIILTDDNFSSIVKAVMWGRNVYDSIAKFLQFQLTVNVVAVIVAFIGACAVQDSPLKAVQMLWVNLIMDTLASLALATEVPTPDLLLRKPYGRTKPLISRTMMKNILGQALYQLVIIFGLLFVGDLILDIESGRGQELNAGPTQHFTIIFNTFVMMTLFNEINARKIHGQRNVVEGLFTNPIFYTIWIFTMISQVVIIQYGKMAFSTKALSLDQWLWCIFFGIGTLVWGQLITSVPTRKLPKILSWGRGHPEEYTDAMNLGEERFDSIDSDKKPRAGQILWIRGLTRLQTQIRVVNAFRQGLDARYGEHTNTSLAEVLRKQTSLSKRLSETSSIEYADNIPDELAVPEIDVERLSSHSHTETAV; the protein is encoded by the exons ATGGCCACAATCGATGGAAGACCTGCACAATATGGTATATCACTTAAGCAACTGCGTGAGCTCATGGAGCATCGTGGCAGGGAAGGGGTCACGAAAATAACTGAAGCTGGTGGTATTCATGAGTTATGTAAAAAGTTGTACACATCGCCGAATGAAG GCTTAAGTGGGTCTAAGGCTGATGAGGAGCACAGACGTGAAACATTTGGCTCAAATGTTATACCACCGAAGCCTCCGAAAACTTTTCTTACGCTTGTATGGGAGGCTCTTCAAGATGTTACACTCATTATCTTAGAGGTAGCTGCGTTAGTATCACTTGGTCTTTCCTTTTACAAACCCGCCGATGAGGATGCGC CTGTTCTTCAAGACGAGGAGGAGCATCATGGATGGATTGAGGGTTTGGCTATACTCATTTCGGTCATTGTTGTCGTAATAGTTACTGCCTTTAACGATTACTCAAAAGAGCGACAATTTCGTGGCCTGCAAAGCCGTATTGAAGGAGAGCACAAGTTCTCTGTTATTCGTAACGGTAATGTATGTCAAATATCTGTTGGCGATATACTGGTCGGCGATATTGCTCAGGTCAAGTATGGTGATTTATTGCCCGCTGATGGTTGCCTTATTCAGAGTAACGATCTTAAG GTTGACGAATCATCGCTTACTGGAGAATCCGACCATGTTAAAAAGGGCACAGATTGCGATCCCATGGTTTTATCCGGCACTCATATTATGGAGGGTAGTGGTAAAATGGTTGTTACTGCTGTTGGTGTTAATTCACAGGCCGGTATcatttttactttacttgGGGCCGCCGTTGACGAGCAAGAAGCTGAAAttaagaaaatgaaaaagg AAGCAAAAAAAGCGAGCAAGCAAAAGAGCAAGAGCCTGACAG GTGAGAACGATGGCCGCACTCCAATGAAGGCACCAGCACAAGCACAGCAACGAGGTGATGGAGGTGAAAATATCAAGTCAGAATCCGATGGAAATCATGTGCAGCAATCATCAACGTCAGCTGCTGAGACTAGTcacaaaaaggaaaaatcTGTGCTGCAGGCCAAGCTGACAAAACTAGCGATACAAATTGGTTACGCTGGTTCTACCATTGCCGTACTCACTGTAATAATATTGATTATACAATTTTGCATCAAAACATTTGTGATTGATGCGAAACCCTGGaaaaatacatatgcaaataatcTGGTCAAGCATTTGATTATCGGTGTCACTGTGCTAGTAGTAGCAGTACCAGAAGGCCTACCTTTGGCCGTTACACTTTCTCTAGCTTACTCAGTGAAG AAAATGATGAAGGATAATAATTTGGTACGACACTTGGATGCATGCGAAACAATGGGTAATGCCACTGCAATTTGCTCCGATAAGACCGGCACACTTACGACCAATCGCATGACCGTTGTACAATCCTACATTTGTGAGAAATTATGTAAGGTGCTACCAACGCTGAACGATATTCCGCAACAAGTAGGCAATCTAATCACCATGGGCATATCTGTGAATTCAGCTTATACGTCAAATATTATG CCTGGGCAGAATCCCGGGGATCTGCCAATTCAAGTGGGCAACAAAACTGAGTGCTCACTACTTGGCTTTGTACAGGGATTAGGCGTTAAGTATCAGTCAATTCGTGACGAAATTCCTGAGGATAAGTTTACTCGCGTTTACACATTCAATTCTGTCCGAAAAAGCATGGGGACTGTAATACCAAGACCCAATGGCGGCTATAGATTGTACACTAAAGGAGCATCagaaattattatgaaaaa aTGTGCTTTTATTTACGGACACGAGGGCACATTAGAGAAATTCACACGTGACATGCAAGAACGTCTCATACGGGAAGTCATTGAGCCAATGGCCTGCGATGGTTTACGTACAATTTCAGTAGCCTATCGTGATTTTGTTCCGGGTAAAGCTGCTATTAATGAGGTGCATATTGATGGCGAGCCCAATTGGGATGATGAGGAGAATATTATGACAAATTTGACTTGCCTTTGCGTTGTCGGAATTGAAGATCCCGTACGTCCTGAGGTGCCTGACGCCATACGCAAGTGTCAACGTGCAGGCATAACAGTAAGAATGGTTACTGGCGACAATATAAATACAGCTAGATCTATTGCTAGCAAATGCGGAATTCTTCGACCTAACGACGATTTTCTTATACTCGAGGGTAAAGAGTTTAATCGACGCATTAGAGACAGTAATGGTGAC ATTCAACAACATTTACTTGACAAAGTTTGGCCAAAGCTGCGTGTGCTAGCTCGCTCCTCCCCCACTGATAAGTATACTTTAGTTAAAG GTATGATTGATAGTACAGTAACCGATAATCGAGAAGTTGTTGCCGTTACGGGAGATGGCACGAACGATGGTCCAGCTCTTAAAAAAGCCGATGTTGGTTTTGCAATGGGCATTGCTGGAACTGATGTCGCCAAGGAAGCCTCTGATATCATATTAACCGACGATAATTTTAGCAGCATTGTCAAAGCCGTTATGTGGGGTCGCAATGTTTACGATTCAATTGCAAAGTTCTTACAGTTTCAGTTAACCGTGAACGTGGTTGCCGTTATTGTGGCATTTATTGGAGCTTGTGCTGTGCAGGATTCACCCCTAAAA GCGGTGCAAATGTTATGGGTTAATCTAATTATGGACACATTGGCCTCACTTGCTTTGGCTACAGAAGTGCCAACTCCTGATCTATTGTTGCGTAAGCCCTATGGTCGCACAAAGCCGCTGATATCGCGCACAAtgatgaaaaatattttgggcCAAGCCCTGTATCAGTTAGTTATAATCTTCGGACTACTATTTGTCG GTGATTTGATACTTGATATCGAATCTGGACGGGGTCAAGAGCTTAATGCTGGACCAACCCAACATTTCACAATTATATTCAATACATTTGTGATGATGACTCTTTTCAATGAGATTAATGCAAGAAAGATCCATGGACAGCGCAACGTAGTCGAGGGACTGTTTACCAACCCTATATTTTACACTATTTGGATATTCACAATGATTTCACAG GTTGTTATTATACAATATGGTAAAATGGCTTTCTCAACCAAAGCTCTCAGTCTTGACCAATGGCTGTGGTGCATATTCTTTGGAATTGGTACACTTGTCTGGGGACAACTTATAACTTCAGTGCCTACAAGAAAATTACCTAAAATATTATC ATGGGGACGTGGTCATCCTGAGGAGTATACGGATGCAATGAATCTGGGCGAAGAACGGTTCGACTCAATTGACTCTGATAAAAAACCTAGAGCCGGACAAATACTATGGATTCGCGGCCTAACACGCCTGCAAACTCAA
- the LOC108607377 gene encoding plasma membrane calcium-transporting ATPase 2 isoform X4, with translation MATIDGRPAQYGISLKQLRELMEHRGREGVTKITEAGGIHELCKKLYTSPNEGLSGSKADEEHRRETFGSNVIPPKPPKTFLTLVWEALQDVTLIILEVAALVSLGLSFYKPADEDAPVLQDEEEHHGWIEGLAILISVIVVVIVTAFNDYSKERQFRGLQSRIEGEHKFSVIRNGNVCQISVGDILVGDIAQVKYGDLLPADGCLIQSNDLKVDESSLTGESDHVKKGTDCDPMVLSGTHIMEGSGKMVVTAVGVNSQAGIIFTLLGAAVDEQEAEIKKMKKEAKKASKQKSKSLTGENDGRTPMKAPAQAQQRGDGGENIKSESDGNHVQQSSTSAAETSHKKEKSVLQAKLTKLAIQIGYAGSTIAVLTVIILIIQFCIKTFVIDAKPWKNTYANNLVKHLIIGVTVLVVAVPEGLPLAVTLSLAYSVKKMMKDNNLVRHLDACETMGNATAICSDKTGTLTTNRMTVVQSYICEKLCKVLPTLNDIPQQVGNLITMGISVNSAYTSNIMPGQNPGDLPIQVGNKTECSLLGFVQGLGVKYQSIRDEIPEDKFTRVYTFNSVRKSMGTVIPRPNGGYRLYTKGASEIIMKKCAFIYGHEGTLEKFTRDMQERLIREVIEPMACDGLRTISVAYRDFVPGKAAINEVHIDGEPNWDDEENIMTNLTCLCVVGIEDPVRPEVPDAIRKCQRAGITVRMVTGDNINTARSIASKCGILRPNDDFLILEGKEFNRRIRDSNGDIQQHLLDKVWPKLRVLARSSPTDKYTLVKGMIDSTVTDNREVVAVTGDGTNDGPALKKADVGFAMGIAGTDVAKEASDIILTDDNFSSIVKAVMWGRNVYDSIAKFLQFQLTVNVVAVIVAFIGACAVQDSPLKAVQMLWVNLIMDTLASLALATEVPTPDLLLRKPYGRTKPLISRTMMKNILGQALYQLVIIFGLLFVGDLILDIESGRGQELNAGPTQHFTIIFNTFVMMTLFNEINARKIHGQRNVVEGLFTNPIFYTIWIFTMISQVVIIQYGKMAFSTKALSLDQWLWCIFFGIGTLVWGQLITSVPTRKLPKILSWGRGHPEEYTDAMNLGEERFDSIDSDKKPRAGQILWIRGLTRLQTQVIGGELQERLIPVPYSKSNTDQAIRVVNAFRQGLDARYGEHTNTSLAEVLRKQTSLSKRLSETSSIEYADNIPDELAVPEIDVERLSSHSHTETAV, from the exons ATGGCCACAATCGATGGAAGACCTGCACAATATGGTATATCACTTAAGCAACTGCGTGAGCTCATGGAGCATCGTGGCAGGGAAGGGGTCACGAAAATAACTGAAGCTGGTGGTATTCATGAGTTATGTAAAAAGTTGTACACATCGCCGAATGAAG GCTTAAGTGGGTCTAAGGCTGATGAGGAGCACAGACGTGAAACATTTGGCTCAAATGTTATACCACCGAAGCCTCCGAAAACTTTTCTTACGCTTGTATGGGAGGCTCTTCAAGATGTTACACTCATTATCTTAGAGGTAGCTGCGTTAGTATCACTTGGTCTTTCCTTTTACAAACCCGCCGATGAGGATGCGC CTGTTCTTCAAGACGAGGAGGAGCATCATGGATGGATTGAGGGTTTGGCTATACTCATTTCGGTCATTGTTGTCGTAATAGTTACTGCCTTTAACGATTACTCAAAAGAGCGACAATTTCGTGGCCTGCAAAGCCGTATTGAAGGAGAGCACAAGTTCTCTGTTATTCGTAACGGTAATGTATGTCAAATATCTGTTGGCGATATACTGGTCGGCGATATTGCTCAGGTCAAGTATGGTGATTTATTGCCCGCTGATGGTTGCCTTATTCAGAGTAACGATCTTAAG GTTGACGAATCATCGCTTACTGGAGAATCCGACCATGTTAAAAAGGGCACAGATTGCGATCCCATGGTTTTATCCGGCACTCATATTATGGAGGGTAGTGGTAAAATGGTTGTTACTGCTGTTGGTGTTAATTCACAGGCCGGTATcatttttactttacttgGGGCCGCCGTTGACGAGCAAGAAGCTGAAAttaagaaaatgaaaaagg AAGCAAAAAAAGCGAGCAAGCAAAAGAGCAAGAGCCTGACAG GTGAGAACGATGGCCGCACTCCAATGAAGGCACCAGCACAAGCACAGCAACGAGGTGATGGAGGTGAAAATATCAAGTCAGAATCCGATGGAAATCATGTGCAGCAATCATCAACGTCAGCTGCTGAGACTAGTcacaaaaaggaaaaatcTGTGCTGCAGGCCAAGCTGACAAAACTAGCGATACAAATTGGTTACGCTGGTTCTACCATTGCCGTACTCACTGTAATAATATTGATTATACAATTTTGCATCAAAACATTTGTGATTGATGCGAAACCCTGGaaaaatacatatgcaaataatcTGGTCAAGCATTTGATTATCGGTGTCACTGTGCTAGTAGTAGCAGTACCAGAAGGCCTACCTTTGGCCGTTACACTTTCTCTAGCTTACTCAGTGAAG AAAATGATGAAGGATAATAATTTGGTACGACACTTGGATGCATGCGAAACAATGGGTAATGCCACTGCAATTTGCTCCGATAAGACCGGCACACTTACGACCAATCGCATGACCGTTGTACAATCCTACATTTGTGAGAAATTATGTAAGGTGCTACCAACGCTGAACGATATTCCGCAACAAGTAGGCAATCTAATCACCATGGGCATATCTGTGAATTCAGCTTATACGTCAAATATTATG CCTGGGCAGAATCCCGGGGATCTGCCAATTCAAGTGGGCAACAAAACTGAGTGCTCACTACTTGGCTTTGTACAGGGATTAGGCGTTAAGTATCAGTCAATTCGTGACGAAATTCCTGAGGATAAGTTTACTCGCGTTTACACATTCAATTCTGTCCGAAAAAGCATGGGGACTGTAATACCAAGACCCAATGGCGGCTATAGATTGTACACTAAAGGAGCATCagaaattattatgaaaaa aTGTGCTTTTATTTACGGACACGAGGGCACATTAGAGAAATTCACACGTGACATGCAAGAACGTCTCATACGGGAAGTCATTGAGCCAATGGCCTGCGATGGTTTACGTACAATTTCAGTAGCCTATCGTGATTTTGTTCCGGGTAAAGCTGCTATTAATGAGGTGCATATTGATGGCGAGCCCAATTGGGATGATGAGGAGAATATTATGACAAATTTGACTTGCCTTTGCGTTGTCGGAATTGAAGATCCCGTACGTCCTGAGGTGCCTGACGCCATACGCAAGTGTCAACGTGCAGGCATAACAGTAAGAATGGTTACTGGCGACAATATAAATACAGCTAGATCTATTGCTAGCAAATGCGGAATTCTTCGACCTAACGACGATTTTCTTATACTCGAGGGTAAAGAGTTTAATCGACGCATTAGAGACAGTAATGGTGAC ATTCAACAACATTTACTTGACAAAGTTTGGCCAAAGCTGCGTGTGCTAGCTCGCTCCTCCCCCACTGATAAGTATACTTTAGTTAAAG GTATGATTGATAGTACAGTAACCGATAATCGAGAAGTTGTTGCCGTTACGGGAGATGGCACGAACGATGGTCCAGCTCTTAAAAAAGCCGATGTTGGTTTTGCAATGGGCATTGCTGGAACTGATGTCGCCAAGGAAGCCTCTGATATCATATTAACCGACGATAATTTTAGCAGCATTGTCAAAGCCGTTATGTGGGGTCGCAATGTTTACGATTCAATTGCAAAGTTCTTACAGTTTCAGTTAACCGTGAACGTGGTTGCCGTTATTGTGGCATTTATTGGAGCTTGTGCTGTGCAGGATTCACCCCTAAAA GCGGTGCAAATGTTATGGGTTAATCTAATTATGGACACATTGGCCTCACTTGCTTTGGCTACAGAAGTGCCAACTCCTGATCTATTGTTGCGTAAGCCCTATGGTCGCACAAAGCCGCTGATATCGCGCACAAtgatgaaaaatattttgggcCAAGCCCTGTATCAGTTAGTTATAATCTTCGGACTACTATTTGTCG GTGATTTGATACTTGATATCGAATCTGGACGGGGTCAAGAGCTTAATGCTGGACCAACCCAACATTTCACAATTATATTCAATACATTTGTGATGATGACTCTTTTCAATGAGATTAATGCAAGAAAGATCCATGGACAGCGCAACGTAGTCGAGGGACTGTTTACCAACCCTATATTTTACACTATTTGGATATTCACAATGATTTCACAG GTTGTTATTATACAATATGGTAAAATGGCTTTCTCAACCAAAGCTCTCAGTCTTGACCAATGGCTGTGGTGCATATTCTTTGGAATTGGTACACTTGTCTGGGGACAACTTATAACTTCAGTGCCTACAAGAAAATTACCTAAAATATTATC ATGGGGACGTGGTCATCCTGAGGAGTATACGGATGCAATGAATCTGGGCGAAGAACGGTTCGACTCAATTGACTCTGATAAAAAACCTAGAGCCGGACAAATACTATGGATTCGCGGCCTAACACGCCTGCAAACTCAA
- the LOC108607377 gene encoding plasma membrane calcium-transporting ATPase 2 isoform X5 — MATIDGRPAQYGISLKQLRELMEHRGREGVTKITEAGGIHELCKKLYTSPNEGLSGSKADEEHRRETFGSNVIPPKPPKTFLTLVWEALQDVTLIILEVAALVSLGLSFYKPADEDAPVLQDEEEHHGWIEGLAILISVIVVVIVTAFNDYSKERQFRGLQSRIEGEHKFSVIRNGNVCQISVGDILVGDIAQVKYGDLLPADGCLIQSNDLKVDESSLTGESDHVKKGTDCDPMVLSGTHIMEGSGKMVVTAVGVNSQAGIIFTLLGAAVDEQEAEIKKMKKGENDGRTPMKAPAQAQQRGDGGENIKSESDGNHVQQSSTSAAETSHKKEKSVLQAKLTKLAIQIGYAGSTIAVLTVIILIIQFCIKTFVIDAKPWKNTYANNLVKHLIIGVTVLVVAVPEGLPLAVTLSLAYSVKKMMKDNNLVRHLDACETMGNATAICSDKTGTLTTNRMTVVQSYICEKLCKVLPTLNDIPQQVGNLITMGISVNSAYTSNIMPGQNPGDLPIQVGNKTECSLLGFVQGLGVKYQSIRDEIPEDKFTRVYTFNSVRKSMGTVIPRPNGGYRLYTKGASEIIMKKCAFIYGHEGTLEKFTRDMQERLIREVIEPMACDGLRTISVAYRDFVPGKAAINEVHIDGEPNWDDEENIMTNLTCLCVVGIEDPVRPEVPDAIRKCQRAGITVRMVTGDNINTARSIASKCGILRPNDDFLILEGKEFNRRIRDSNGDIQQHLLDKVWPKLRVLARSSPTDKYTLVKGMIDSTVTDNREVVAVTGDGTNDGPALKKADVGFAMGIAGTDVAKEASDIILTDDNFSSIVKAVMWGRNVYDSIAKFLQFQLTVNVVAVIVAFIGACAVQDSPLKAVQMLWVNLIMDTLASLALATEVPTPDLLLRKPYGRTKPLISRTMMKNILGQALYQLVIIFGLLFVGDLILDIESGRGQELNAGPTQHFTIIFNTFVMMTLFNEINARKIHGQRNVVEGLFTNPIFYTIWIFTMISQVVIIQYGKMAFSTKALSLDQWLWCIFFGIGTLVWGQLITSVPTRKLPKILSWGRGHPEEYTDAMNLGEERFDSIDSDKKPRAGQILWIRGLTRLQTQVIGGELQERLIPVPYSKSNTDQAIRVVNAFRQGLDARYGEHTNTSLAEVLRKQTSLSKRLSETSSIEYADNIPDELAVPEIDVERLSSHSHTETAV, encoded by the exons ATGGCCACAATCGATGGAAGACCTGCACAATATGGTATATCACTTAAGCAACTGCGTGAGCTCATGGAGCATCGTGGCAGGGAAGGGGTCACGAAAATAACTGAAGCTGGTGGTATTCATGAGTTATGTAAAAAGTTGTACACATCGCCGAATGAAG GCTTAAGTGGGTCTAAGGCTGATGAGGAGCACAGACGTGAAACATTTGGCTCAAATGTTATACCACCGAAGCCTCCGAAAACTTTTCTTACGCTTGTATGGGAGGCTCTTCAAGATGTTACACTCATTATCTTAGAGGTAGCTGCGTTAGTATCACTTGGTCTTTCCTTTTACAAACCCGCCGATGAGGATGCGC CTGTTCTTCAAGACGAGGAGGAGCATCATGGATGGATTGAGGGTTTGGCTATACTCATTTCGGTCATTGTTGTCGTAATAGTTACTGCCTTTAACGATTACTCAAAAGAGCGACAATTTCGTGGCCTGCAAAGCCGTATTGAAGGAGAGCACAAGTTCTCTGTTATTCGTAACGGTAATGTATGTCAAATATCTGTTGGCGATATACTGGTCGGCGATATTGCTCAGGTCAAGTATGGTGATTTATTGCCCGCTGATGGTTGCCTTATTCAGAGTAACGATCTTAAG GTTGACGAATCATCGCTTACTGGAGAATCCGACCATGTTAAAAAGGGCACAGATTGCGATCCCATGGTTTTATCCGGCACTCATATTATGGAGGGTAGTGGTAAAATGGTTGTTACTGCTGTTGGTGTTAATTCACAGGCCGGTATcatttttactttacttgGGGCCGCCGTTGACGAGCAAGAAGCTGAAAttaagaaaatgaaaaagg GTGAGAACGATGGCCGCACTCCAATGAAGGCACCAGCACAAGCACAGCAACGAGGTGATGGAGGTGAAAATATCAAGTCAGAATCCGATGGAAATCATGTGCAGCAATCATCAACGTCAGCTGCTGAGACTAGTcacaaaaaggaaaaatcTGTGCTGCAGGCCAAGCTGACAAAACTAGCGATACAAATTGGTTACGCTGGTTCTACCATTGCCGTACTCACTGTAATAATATTGATTATACAATTTTGCATCAAAACATTTGTGATTGATGCGAAACCCTGGaaaaatacatatgcaaataatcTGGTCAAGCATTTGATTATCGGTGTCACTGTGCTAGTAGTAGCAGTACCAGAAGGCCTACCTTTGGCCGTTACACTTTCTCTAGCTTACTCAGTGAAG AAAATGATGAAGGATAATAATTTGGTACGACACTTGGATGCATGCGAAACAATGGGTAATGCCACTGCAATTTGCTCCGATAAGACCGGCACACTTACGACCAATCGCATGACCGTTGTACAATCCTACATTTGTGAGAAATTATGTAAGGTGCTACCAACGCTGAACGATATTCCGCAACAAGTAGGCAATCTAATCACCATGGGCATATCTGTGAATTCAGCTTATACGTCAAATATTATG CCTGGGCAGAATCCCGGGGATCTGCCAATTCAAGTGGGCAACAAAACTGAGTGCTCACTACTTGGCTTTGTACAGGGATTAGGCGTTAAGTATCAGTCAATTCGTGACGAAATTCCTGAGGATAAGTTTACTCGCGTTTACACATTCAATTCTGTCCGAAAAAGCATGGGGACTGTAATACCAAGACCCAATGGCGGCTATAGATTGTACACTAAAGGAGCATCagaaattattatgaaaaa aTGTGCTTTTATTTACGGACACGAGGGCACATTAGAGAAATTCACACGTGACATGCAAGAACGTCTCATACGGGAAGTCATTGAGCCAATGGCCTGCGATGGTTTACGTACAATTTCAGTAGCCTATCGTGATTTTGTTCCGGGTAAAGCTGCTATTAATGAGGTGCATATTGATGGCGAGCCCAATTGGGATGATGAGGAGAATATTATGACAAATTTGACTTGCCTTTGCGTTGTCGGAATTGAAGATCCCGTACGTCCTGAGGTGCCTGACGCCATACGCAAGTGTCAACGTGCAGGCATAACAGTAAGAATGGTTACTGGCGACAATATAAATACAGCTAGATCTATTGCTAGCAAATGCGGAATTCTTCGACCTAACGACGATTTTCTTATACTCGAGGGTAAAGAGTTTAATCGACGCATTAGAGACAGTAATGGTGAC ATTCAACAACATTTACTTGACAAAGTTTGGCCAAAGCTGCGTGTGCTAGCTCGCTCCTCCCCCACTGATAAGTATACTTTAGTTAAAG GTATGATTGATAGTACAGTAACCGATAATCGAGAAGTTGTTGCCGTTACGGGAGATGGCACGAACGATGGTCCAGCTCTTAAAAAAGCCGATGTTGGTTTTGCAATGGGCATTGCTGGAACTGATGTCGCCAAGGAAGCCTCTGATATCATATTAACCGACGATAATTTTAGCAGCATTGTCAAAGCCGTTATGTGGGGTCGCAATGTTTACGATTCAATTGCAAAGTTCTTACAGTTTCAGTTAACCGTGAACGTGGTTGCCGTTATTGTGGCATTTATTGGAGCTTGTGCTGTGCAGGATTCACCCCTAAAA GCGGTGCAAATGTTATGGGTTAATCTAATTATGGACACATTGGCCTCACTTGCTTTGGCTACAGAAGTGCCAACTCCTGATCTATTGTTGCGTAAGCCCTATGGTCGCACAAAGCCGCTGATATCGCGCACAAtgatgaaaaatattttgggcCAAGCCCTGTATCAGTTAGTTATAATCTTCGGACTACTATTTGTCG GTGATTTGATACTTGATATCGAATCTGGACGGGGTCAAGAGCTTAATGCTGGACCAACCCAACATTTCACAATTATATTCAATACATTTGTGATGATGACTCTTTTCAATGAGATTAATGCAAGAAAGATCCATGGACAGCGCAACGTAGTCGAGGGACTGTTTACCAACCCTATATTTTACACTATTTGGATATTCACAATGATTTCACAG GTTGTTATTATACAATATGGTAAAATGGCTTTCTCAACCAAAGCTCTCAGTCTTGACCAATGGCTGTGGTGCATATTCTTTGGAATTGGTACACTTGTCTGGGGACAACTTATAACTTCAGTGCCTACAAGAAAATTACCTAAAATATTATC ATGGGGACGTGGTCATCCTGAGGAGTATACGGATGCAATGAATCTGGGCGAAGAACGGTTCGACTCAATTGACTCTGATAAAAAACCTAGAGCCGGACAAATACTATGGATTCGCGGCCTAACACGCCTGCAAACTCAA